From the Lathyrus oleraceus cultivar Zhongwan6 chromosome 4, CAAS_Psat_ZW6_1.0, whole genome shotgun sequence genome, one window contains:
- the LOC127076567 gene encoding auxin-induced in root cultures protein 12, with amino-acid sequence MASPFSPFVLALTVSIFISLVFPTSALTCTSQKLSPNHSFANCTDLPALGATLHYTYNDTTRAISVAYSATPPANGWVAWGVNPSGGGMVGTQALIAFKKQDKVEVLLFNLTSYNSLTPVTNLSVETSAISGEESNGVITIFATVILPKKTDVNITQVWQVGPVVSGRPMKHDSTPDNLKAVTSLSVETTAIGGANSTTGGGNSTTGGGNSTASAPSAAGGGVSLVVPGLGYCFGFVMILFSLITM; translated from the coding sequence ATGGCTTCACCTTTTTCACCTTTTGTTTTAGCGCTCACAGTTTCCATTTTCATCTCTCTAGTCTTTCCCACTTCAGCTCTCACCTGCACTTCTCAGAAGCTTTCACCGAACCACTCCTTCGCAAACTGCACAGATCTCCCAGCTCTAGGCGCCACTCTTCATTACACCTACAACGACACCACCCGGGCCATCTCCGTCGCTTACTCCGCCACACCGCCTGCAAACGGTTGGGTTGCATGGGGAGTTAACCCCAGCGGCGGCGGTATGGTCGGAACTCAAGCACTCATCGCTTTCAAAAAGCAAGATAAAGTCGAAGTCCTCCTCTTCAATCTCACTTCCTACAATTCTCTCACTCCCGTCACGAATCTCTCCGTTGAAACATCGGCGATTTCCGGTGAAGAATCTAACGGCGTTATAACGATATTCGCAACGGTTATTTTACCGAAAAAGACGGATGTTAATATTACTCAGGTCTGGCAAGTGGGACCCGTTGTTAGTGGGAGGCCAATGAAGCATGATTCAACGCCGGATAACTTGAAAGCTGTTACGAGTTTGTCTGTGGAGACCACTGCAATTGGAGGTGCGAATAGCACTACTGGAGGTGGGAATAGCACTACTGGAGGTGGGAATAGCACCGCATCTGCTCCTTCTGCTGCAGGTGGTGGGGTGAGTTTAGTAGTACCTGGGTTGGGATATTGCTTTGGGTTTGTTATGATATTATTCAGTTTAATTACTATGTGA